Proteins encoded within one genomic window of Candidatus Rokuibacteriota bacterium:
- the rpsG gene encoding 30S ribosomal protein S7, translating into MRRAGAAKREILPDPKYGSRIVAKFVNMMMYGGKKSTAEKIMYEAMGAMEDRAKQDALKLFKAAVDNCKPAVEVKSRRVGGSTYQVPVEVRPDRRTALSMRWLIGAARRRAEKSMSERLAGELLDAANNRGTAVKKREDTHKMAEANKAFAHYRW; encoded by the coding sequence ATGCGTCGGGCAGGGGCGGCGAAGCGGGAGATCCTGCCGGATCCCAAGTACGGGAGCCGTATCGTAGCAAAGTTCGTCAACATGATGATGTACGGCGGCAAGAAGAGCACGGCCGAGAAGATCATGTACGAGGCCATGGGCGCCATGGAGGACCGGGCCAAGCAGGACGCGCTCAAGCTCTTCAAGGCGGCCGTGGACAACTGCAAGCCTGCGGTGGAGGTCAAGTCGCGTCGCGTAGGCGGCTCGACCTACCAGGTGCCGGTCGAGGTGCGCCCGGACCGACGGACGGCGCTCAGCATGCGCTGGCTGATCGGAGCCGCGCGGCGCCGCGCGGAGAAGAGCATGTCGGAGCGGCTCGCGGGCGAGCTGCTGGACGCGGCCAACAACCGCGGGACGGCCGTGAAGAAGCGCGAAGACACTCACAAGATGGCGGAGGCCAACAAGGCGTTCGCGCACTACCGCTGGTAG
- the rpsL gene encoding 30S ribosomal protein S12, with product MPTINQLVRQGREAVRKKSKTPAMEACPQKRGVCLRVYTTTPKKPNSALRKVARVRLTNGLEVTSYIPGVGHNLQEHSIVLIRGGRVKDLPGIRYHIIRGSLDTAGVAGRKQSRSKYGAKQPKAGGAA from the coding sequence ATGCCGACAATCAATCAGCTGGTGCGGCAGGGCCGCGAGGCGGTGCGGAAGAAGTCCAAGACGCCCGCCATGGAGGCTTGCCCGCAGAAGCGCGGGGTGTGCCTCCGCGTGTACACCACCACGCCCAAGAAGCCGAACTCCGCCCTGCGCAAGGTGGCCCGCGTGCGGCTGACCAACGGCCTCGAGGTCACGTCCTATATCCCGGGCGTCGGTCACAATCTGCAGGAGCACTCGATCGTCCTGATCAGGGGTGGCCGCGTGAAGGACCTGCCGGGCATCCGGTACCACATCATCCGGGGGTCGCTCGACACGGCCGGCGTCGCCGGGCGAAAGCAGAGCCGCTCGAAGTACGGCGCGAAGCAGCCCAAGGCCGGGGGCGCGGCGTAA